AGTCACATAATGGCTGTTCGCATAGACTCGGATGGAGTCGAGGCTGGCGGTCTTCTTGCCGGTCAACGGGTCGAACTCTGTGATCTCCTCGATCTCGTCGCCAAAGAAGGAAATCCGCCACGCACTGTCCTCATAGTGCGACGGGAAAATCTCGAGGCTGTCGCCACGCACCCGGAAATTGCCGCGCGCGAAAGCCGCGTCGTTGCGCTTGTACTGAAGCGCGACGAGCTTCCTGATGATCTCCGACTGGTCGACCGACTGGCCTTTCTTCAGGTCGAAGATCATCGCCGAGTAGGTTTCGACAGAGCCGATGCCGTAGAGGCAGCTTACCGACGCGACGATGATCACATCATCGCGCTCCAGAAGCGCCCGCGTCGCCGAGTGGCGCATGCGGTCGATCGCCTCGTTCACCGAGCTTTCCTTCTCGATGTAGGTGTCGGTGCGTGGCACGTAGGCTTCGGGCTGATAGTAATCGTAGTAGCTGACGAAGTATTCGACCGCATTCTCCGGAAAGAAGTTCTTGAACTCGCCGTAGAGCTGCGCCGCTAGTATCTTGTTTGGCGCCAGCACTAACGCCGGGCGCTGGGTCTCCTGAATAATCTGCGCCATCGTGTAGGTCTTGCCGCTGCCGGTCACGCCGAGAAGCACTTGGCTCATCTCGCCATTGTCCCGGATGCCCTCGACCAACTCCCGAATCGCGGTTGGCTGGTCGCCGGCCGGCTCATACTCGCTGGTCAGCTTGAACTTCCTGCCGCCTTCAGCCTTTTCGGGCCGCGCCGGCCGGTGCGGGACGAAGGTGTCGCCGGTGTCCGGCTCGGCAAGGGAGGTACGGATCTGGATCGCCATCGCCGCCATATGGGGTCGTGCCCGGCGGCGGACAATCTCGGCAGGCAAGCCCGATCGACCTTATTCGCGGCTAGCCCGCGACGTACCCGCCGTCGACCATGTAAATCGCGCCGTTGCAGTAAGACGATGCGTCGCTCGCAAGGAAAGCGAGCAGGTGGGCGACCTCCTCGTTCGTGCCGTAACGCCGCATCGCGATGCTCGCTTCGATGCCTCCGCGCAGCGCCGCGGGGTCGTCCGGCGAAAGCTGCCTCTGGAGGGAGTCGATCATGCGATTGTCGATCGGACCCGGCCCGACGGCGTTAACCCGAATGTTCGACGGACCAAGCTCCAGCGCTGCGGTTTTGACAAGTCCGTAGACCGCATGCTTGCTCGCGATGTACGGGGCCATCGCCGGAAAGCCGATGACACCGGCAATAGAAGACAACGCTATGATCGAACCGCCGCCGCGCGCCTTGAGCGGCGCCACGCAATGCTTCATCGCCAACCAGACGCCGGTAACGTTGGTCCTCATCGTGCTCTCGAATTCCGCGACGGACAGCGCTTCGATCGGTTTCAGGACGCCCTCCGTCCCCGCATTGGCAATCAGGATGTCGAGCCCGCCGAAGCGCTCGACCGTCGCCGCCACCGCCGCCGACATCCCCGCTTCGTCCGTCGCATCACAGATGCTGTCGCCCACCTCCCCAAGGGCGGCGAGCCGGCTCTTGGTCGCTGCCATCTTTTCATTCGAGCGGCCCACGAGCATGACCCTCGCACCAAGCTCAAGGAACAGCTTCGCCGTGGCTTCTCCAATGCCCCCGGTTGCGCCCGTGACGATCGCCACCTTGCCGTCGAGCCGCTGCTTTCCGACCGAATTGCTCATCGCTGTCTCCCCGGTTGCGCCGTCGGTCCGGACGTCCCGGATGCGTCTGGATTCCTGGGCTACGCGCCAGCCATTTGGCTAAACATCGGGTAACACCCTGAGAGTTGACGCCTGCCACCTCGTCCGTTCTTCCGCGTTGCCAAGGCCCGACTGTCGTTTATGCTGAAGTGAAGGCCACAATGCGGAGATGATGATGCGCCGACTAGCACTTTGGGTTTCACTCCTCTTGCTCTCCGCTTGCGATCGCGGGGCTGAAGTCTCCGTCGAAAATGCGACTCCGGAGGAGGTGGCTGCCGAGATGAAGAAGAGCGGCGTCGCCCAGGACCTGCGCAAGCCCGGACAATGGTCGACGTCCATGGCCGTGGCCCAGATCGAGGCGCCGGGCATGCCGCCCGAGGCTCTGAACCAAATGCGCGCAATGATGGGCAACGGGCAAACGACCGAACGTTGCGTCACTGCGGAGGAACTGAAGCAAGTGGACAGCTTCATCGGGCAGAACAATGCCAATTGCCGTTTCGAACATTACCGCGTGTCGGGCGGCAAAATCGACGGCAAGGCAAAATGCACGCAAGGCGCCGTCAATCAGACGATGACCATGAATGGCAGCTTCACGGAGAACTCGAGCGACATGACGATCCGATCAGAAACTGCAGGCGGCCCTCCGGGCCAGAACATGACGGTAACGATGAATATCAAGTCGAAGCGGCTTGGCGAGTGCAAGCCGGACAACGCCGCACAGCGCTGAGTGCAGAAACGGGAGAGGAAATTTTGATGCGTAAACTGGTCTTGGCAGCACTGCCCGCATTGATGCTTGGCGCTTGCGGTGGCGAAAGCGCGCCGCCGGCGAACGAGACTGCGGCCGCGGCCGTGCCCGTCGCTTTCCCCATCGGCGAGTGGGAGGTGAGTTCAACCGTCGAGCGCATCGCATCGACCGATGGAAGCACGCCGGCCAGTCCGGCGAAGCAGGGCGACAAGGCGACCCGCAAGGCCTGCGTCGCCGACGCCGACCAATTGTCGAAGCTGTTTGCGGAACAAGGCGCGGACTGCAAAGTCACCACCACGTACGCGCGCCAGGGACGGATCAACACCGCCTACCAGTGCAAGCGTTCGGGTGGACTCACGACGCCGACGGTCAACGGCCGCTACACCGCCGACACGCTCGACGTGACCGTGGATACGGCAAGCATGCTCAGCGGCAGTGGCGACTATCAGATGACCGAAAAAGTCACGGGTAAGCGCCTCGGCGATTGCTAGGCTTTCAAGAAAAGAAGAAAGGGCGCGACCGTTTTGGGGTCGCGCCCTTTCGTTTGTCGGCCGTCCTCCCTGGCTTCTTAACCGCGATCGAAGAAGTCGACCCGGCCGGTGTCGAGGTCGTAGTAAGCGCCGACCACCTTCAATTTCCCTTCGGCAATCGGCTTGCCGAGTAGCGCATCGGTTGTCTCGCGAAGGGTCCGCGCGACGTGCCGGACGTTCATGTGAATAGAATGGTCGAGCAGATCCTTGCCGCCGAGCGTCGCCCGCGCATCAACGACCGCCGGAAGGATTGGCTGCACCATCCGCGTCAGCGACGACGGCAGTTGCTCGTTGTTAAGGACCAGCTTGGCCGCCGCGTCGACAGCGCCGCAGCGCTCGTGCCCAAGCACCACGATCAGCGGCACGCCCAGCGCCGCCACCGCATAAGCCAGGCTGCCGTAGCCCGCGTCGTCGACATAATTGCCGGCGGTGCGGACGATGAACAGCTCGCCAAGCCCGGCGCCGAACAGATGCTCGGGCCCGACGCGGCTATCAGCGCAGCCGACCAGCGCAGCGAACGGCGCCTGGCCCTTGGCCAGTTCCAGCCGCCGCTTGGTCGAGATGTCACTCGATGGCGCGCGGTCGGCGACAAAAGCCTCGTTCGCGCGGATCAGCCGGGCCAGTGCTTCGTCGGCGGTCAGGCTAGTCTTGGGCGGACCGGCCGGCGCGGCAGACGAGGCCGCGGCGCTGGTGGCAACAGCGGCGGTCGCCGCGGCTCCCAAGCCCATGAACGTTCGACGGTCGGTACTCAGGACGGACATTTGCATTTCCCCTTTCAGGTTTTGTTGTCGGCCAAATCGTCGAGCTGCGCCCGAGTCGCAGCGTCATTCTTCGCCGGCCATTCCGGCTCGGGCTGTCCGCGCGTCTTCCATAGCGAGTAGCCGATTCCAGTGCCGATGAGTGCTGCGGTCACGCCCAGGCTGACTGCTGGCGGAAATTTGTCCCCGCCGAGCACGAAGTCGGCGACAAAGATCTTTGTGCCGATGAATACCAGCACCGCGGCAAGCGCATATTTGAGGTAGTGGAAGCGGTGAACCATCGCCGCCAGCGCAAAATAGAGCGCGCGCAAGCCGAGGATCGCCATGATGTTCGACGTGTAAACGATGAACGTATCGGTGGTGATGGCGAAGATCGCCGGCACGCTGTCCACCGCGAACACGAGGTCGGCAAGGTTTATGACCACAAGTGCCAGGAACAAGGGCGTTGCCGCAGTCACCAGCTTGCCCGTTTTCTCATCCGGTACCTTGACGAAGAAATGCTGGTTATGGAGTTCCTTGGTGACCCGCATGTGGGTCGATAACCAGCGCACGACCGGGTTCGAGGCGACGTCCATCGGTTTGTCGCCGGCGAAGAACATCTTGATCCCGGTCGCGATCAGGAAGGCCGCGAAGATATAGAGAACCCAATAGGCCTCGGCGACCAGCGCAGCGCCCCCTGCGATCATGATCCCGCGAAGGACGATCACGGCGATGATGCCCCACAGCAGCGCGCGATACTGATATTTCGCCGGGATCGCGAAAAAGCTGAAGATGAGGCTGATCACGAAGACATTGTCGATCGACAACGCCTTCTCGATGAAAAAGCCGGTGAAATATTGCATCCCGGGTTCCGCCCCGCGCTCGGACCAGATCCACGCGCCGAACGCCAGGGCCACAAGGATATAGAAGCCAGTTAGCTTGAAGCTTTCCGCGATTTCCATTTCCCGGTCTTCCTTGTGCAGGAAGCCCAGGTCGAACGCCGTAAGCGCAGCAACTAGGCCAAGGAACGAGAGCCAGAACCAGGCAGGCGTGCCAAGCCAGTCGGCAGCGAGAAATTCCATCATCTTCAATACCCCTGTTTGGGAAAACGCACGGGCGCGCTCGGGCTTGCCCGGCGCGCCCGCTCTGTCAGCCAGCTCGGCTCGGTTTCGTGACCATCCGGCGCAGCATGTCCTTGGCTTTAAGCTTGAGCTTCTTCAGGCGCATCAGCTTGAACACATCTGGAGCGCGGTGTCGCTGCTCACGACGGATCAGTTCGTCGATCCGCTGGTGGCGAAGCATGATTCGAAACATTCGGCGTGACATTGTCGTCTCCTCTTCAAAAGCCGTTGCTTTCGATCGGAGATCCGGTGGCCCGAGGGGGTGGGAGGGCATCGAAGCGCACCGGATTATCCGATGCGGTCCGACATCACGCCAGTTACGACTGGCGCCAGAGGGGCCCGGTCCGCGCTGACTAAATGAACGCAGAGAGGATCATTTTCAAGTGGTCCTTGAAAACCCATCTCCCGCGATGCGTGTCCCCATCGCCACAGCCCCCTCTACGCGCCCGATTTTTTTCACCGCCGGTTAATTTTTCGCTTGTGCCCGGACTCGGTTTTAAACACTATATGTAGCGTCTCAACGGGGGTTGCGCTCAATCTATTGTGATTGGGGCCGAAGATACCTATCTTCGGCAAGCGGCTTCGTGCGTCCCTGTGGATATCGGGGACACGGGCCAGAAAGACCCCGCGGCGAGATGTTTTTAGGGTAGGTTCGCTGCTTCGGCGCCGAGTCGAACGTTTAGCGAACAAGTGGCCGCGAAGGCTGCGACTGTGATGGGGTGAGGACATGGATTTTTCGACGGGCAATGACGTTCCGACCGGCGACGTGACGGCCACCCAGGCCAAGCGCACCAGTAAGACCGTCGACGCGCGCGCATTCGATGTCGTCACGGACGAATCGCGCGATTCGCTGCTGACCGAATTCGGCAAGGAGACGCTTAAGGACCGCTACCTGCTGCCGGGCGAGAATTACCAGGACCTGTTCGCCCGGGTCGCCTCGGCCTATGCCGACGACGCTGACCACGCGCAGCGCATCTACGACTATATTTCGAAGCTATGGTTCATGCCGGCAACCCCCGTCCTTTCGAACGGCGGCACCGGCCGCGGCCTGCCGATCAGCTGCTATCTCAATAGCGTCGACGACAGCCTGGAAGGCATCGTCGGCACGTGGAACGAGAATGTCTGGCTCGCCTCGCGCGGCGGCGGCATCGGCACCTATTGGGGCGCGGTGCGTGGCATCGGCGAACCGGTCGGCCTCAACGGCAAGACCAGCGGCATCATCCCGTTCGTCCGCGTGATGGACAGCCTGACACTCGCTATTTCGCAAGGCTCGCTGCGCCGCGGCTCGGCCGCCTGCTACCTCGACATCAACCACCCGGAGATCGAGGAATTCCTTGAGATCCGCAAACCTTCGGGTGACTTCAACCGCAAGGCGCTGAACCTCCACCACGGCGTGCTTATCACCGACGAATTCATGGAAGCGGTCCGCGACGGCATCGATTTCACGCTTCGTAGCCCGCGCGACGGGTCCGAGCGCGGAAGCGTCAACGCCCGCGCCCTGTTCCAGAAGCTGGTCGAGACCCGGCTCGCTACTGGCGAGCCATACATCGTCTTCTCAGACACCGTGAACCGGAACATGCCCAAGCATCACCGCGACCTGGGCCTCAAGGTGTCGACCTCCAATCTCTGCTCGGAGATCACGCTTCCGACCGGCAAGGACCATCTCGGCGCCGATCGCACCGCCGTCTGCTGCCTCTCCTCTCTCAACCTCGAAACCTGGGACCAATGGAATGGCGACAGGATGTTCATCGAGGACGTCATGCGCTTCCTCGACAATGTCCTAAGCGACTATATCGCCCGCGCTCCGGACGAGATGGCCCGCGCCAAGTACAGCGCCGAGCGCGAGCGTTCGGTCGGCCTTGGCGTGATGGGCTTCCACTCTTTCCTCCAGGCGCGCGGCCTGCCGTTCGAAGGCGCGATGGCCAAGTCGTGGAACCTCAAGATCTTCAAGCACATCCGCGCCCAGGTCGACGAGGCGTCGATGATGCTCGCGCAGGAACGCGGCCCCTGCCCAGACGCTGCCGACATGGGGGTGATGGAGCGGTTCAGCTGCAAGATGGCGATCGCTCCGACCGCGTCCATCTCGATCATCACCGGCGGTACCAGCGCCTGCATCGAACCGATCCCGGCCAATATCTACACACACAAGACGCTGTCGGGCAGCTTCTCGATCAAGAATCCCTATCTCGAGAAATTGCTGACCGAGAAGGCCAAGAACAGCGACGCGACGTGGAACTCGATCCTCGAGCGGGCGGCTCGGTCCAGCACCTCGACTTCCTCACGCCAGAGGAAAAGGACGTCTACAAGACCAGCTTCGAGATCGACCAGCGCTGGCTGATCGAGCTCGCCGCCGACCGCACGCCCTACATCGACCAGGCGACCTCGCTGAACCTGTTCATACCTGCCGACGTCGACAAGTGGGACTTGCTGATGCTTCACTTCCGCGCGTGGGAGCTTGGCATTAAGTCCCTCTATTATCTTCGTTCCAAGTCGGTCCAGCGCGCCGGATTCGCCGGCGGGGTCGAGGCGGACAACACGCCCGAGCTCAAGGAAATCCAGCTCGCCGCGACCACCGACTATGACGAGTGCCTCGCATGCCAATGACTTTGGCAGCCGCTCTCGTCGTCGCCCTGCTGGTGATCGTCATCGCGGGCGCCTCGCTCAAGCGCAAGCGTGGGCGGAAAGACTGAGATGAGCACCATCATCGCCCTTATCGTGATCTCCGCCATCCTCGGCGCGGCTTTCCTTGCGCCGGGCGGACGCGGCTCGGAACATTAGGGCAATGACCTACGCCAACCTCATCATGCTCGGCCTCGGCCTGGTCGCCTTCGCGATCGGCGTGACATTGCTCGTCCGCCCCGCCGCGACCCCGCAGGGCGCCTATGTCCGGCGGATTTCGGGCGCAATGATCCTTGCGCTCGGCATCGCCCTGTCGATCTTTGCGTTCGGGCTGAAAGGCGTCGGCCGATGACCGTCAACGAGAGCCTGGCGCTGGCCATTGGCCTCGGTGCGATTGCCGCCGGGGGAATGCTGATCTTCCGCCGCCGCCGCGAGGGCAATTCGCGCGGCAGCCAGGGCGGGGTCATCCTGCTGCTGATCGGCGCGATGGCGGTGGTC
The window above is part of the Sphingomonas sp. HDW15A genome. Proteins encoded here:
- a CDS encoding LPXTG cell wall anchor domain-containing protein; translated protein: MTVNESLALAIGLGAIAAGGMLIFRRRREGNSRGSQGGVILLLIGAMAVVYGLGLTKYRPSPSELEAMHR
- a CDS encoding SDR family NAD(P)-dependent oxidoreductase, translating into MSNSVGKQRLDGKVAIVTGATGGIGEATAKLFLELGARVMLVGRSNEKMAATKSRLAALGEVGDSICDATDEAGMSAAVAATVERFGGLDILIANAGTEGVLKPIEALSVAEFESTMRTNVTGVWLAMKHCVAPLKARGGGSIIALSSIAGVIGFPAMAPYIASKHAVYGLVKTAALELGPSNIRVNAVGPGPIDNRMIDSLQRQLSPDDPAALRGGIEASIAMRRYGTNEEVAHLLAFLASDASSYCNGAIYMVDGGYVAG
- a CDS encoding DUF465 domain-containing protein, whose translation is MSRRMFRIMLRHQRIDELIRREQRHRAPDVFKLMRLKKLKLKAKDMLRRMVTKPSRAG
- a CDS encoding DUF3617 domain-containing protein, which codes for MMMRRLALWVSLLLLSACDRGAEVSVENATPEEVAAEMKKSGVAQDLRKPGQWSTSMAVAQIEAPGMPPEALNQMRAMMGNGQTTERCVTAEELKQVDSFIGQNNANCRFEHYRVSGGKIDGKAKCTQGAVNQTMTMNGSFTENSSDMTIRSETAGGPPGQNMTVTMNIKSKRLGECKPDNAAQR
- a CDS encoding DUF3617 family protein, which codes for MRKLVLAALPALMLGACGGESAPPANETAAAAVPVAFPIGEWEVSSTVERIASTDGSTPASPAKQGDKATRKACVADADQLSKLFAEQGADCKVTTTYARQGRINTAYQCKRSGGLTTPTVNGRYTADTLDVTVDTASMLSGSGDYQMTEKVTGKRLGDC
- a CDS encoding carbonic anhydrase, whose amino-acid sequence is MSVLSTDRRTFMGLGAAATAAVATSAAASSAAPAGPPKTSLTADEALARLIRANEAFVADRAPSSDISTKRRLELAKGQAPFAALVGCADSRVGPEHLFGAGLGELFIVRTAGNYVDDAGYGSLAYAVAALGVPLIVVLGHERCGAVDAAAKLVLNNEQLPSSLTRMVQPILPAVVDARATLGGKDLLDHSIHMNVRHVARTLRETTDALLGKPIAEGKLKVVGAYYDLDTGRVDFFDRG
- a CDS encoding TerC family protein, which gives rise to MEFLAADWLGTPAWFWLSFLGLVAALTAFDLGFLHKEDREMEIAESFKLTGFYILVALAFGAWIWSERGAEPGMQYFTGFFIEKALSIDNVFVISLIFSFFAIPAKYQYRALLWGIIAVIVLRGIMIAGGAALVAEAYWVLYIFAAFLIATGIKMFFAGDKPMDVASNPVVRWLSTHMRVTKELHNQHFFVKVPDEKTGKLVTAATPLFLALVVINLADLVFAVDSVPAIFAITTDTFIVYTSNIMAILGLRALYFALAAMVHRFHYLKYALAAVLVFIGTKIFVADFVLGGDKFPPAVSLGVTAALIGTGIGYSLWKTRGQPEPEWPAKNDAATRAQLDDLADNKT